CCCGCGGCCAGTTCAGTAAAATACGCCGTTTCGCGGCCTCGGGCCGCTTCCGGAATCCAAAACAGGTACAGGTATTTCTATGGGCAGAGGTCCAAGCATCGAAGGTCGCAAGAACGCCGAGGATGCCCGTCGCGCCAAGGTTTTCACCAAGCTGATCCGCGAAATCACCGTCGCCGCACGCAATGGCGCCGATCCGGCAGGCAATCCGCGCCTGCGCATCGCGACGGAAAAAGCCCTTTCCGCCAACATGCCCAAGGACACCATCGAGCGCGCCATTCGTCGCGGCTCGGGTGCCGACGGCGCCGACAATATGCAGGAGCTGCGCTACGAGGGCTACGGCCCCTCGGGCGTTGCAATCCTGATCGACTGCATGACCGACAACCAGCAACGTACGGTTGCGGACGTGCGCCACGCCCTGAACAAGCATGGCGGCAACCTGGGCACCAGCGGCTCGGTCGCGTTCCAGTTTCATCGCACCGGCGAGATCGTCGTCACGACCGCCGATGCCGCGGCCGAGGAAAAGGTGCTGGAAGTCGCCCTCGATGCCGGCGCAGATGACGTCCAGAGTGATGCCGGCCGAAGCGTCGTGCTGTGCGCCCCCGATGCGTTCGAAACCGTCAAGAAGGCCGTTGCCGGCACGGGGCTGCCGCTGGTGAGCGCGGATGTCGTGATGCGCGCGGAAAACCGCGTGAACGTAAACGGTGAAGCCGCCGAAACGCTGCAAGACCTGCTCGACTGGCTCGAAGGCCTGGACGACGTCCAGGAGATCTACCACAACGCCATCCTGCCGGCGGCCTGACTTCGCCGGCAGCCCGGCACCGTCGGGCCTTGCCTACGACTCGCGCCTGCCTTGCGGGCGCAGTGGTCGCGCCGGCTCGGCGGAGTCCCGCTGGCCGGCGAAAGACGACTCCGCGACAGACCCGTCATCCGCGGCAGCAGTGCCCGCCGGGCGCACGACCACGCGCGGCGACTTGATCAGCCGGTCCACCGTACGCATCAGACCCTGGACGTCGGCCCGCGGGGCGCGTCCGGTGCGCAGTTGCAGCAGCAGCTCGGACAACACATTCGTGCCCTGCTCGACCGCTTCGATTACGGACGGGCTGGGGGCGAGCGTCTTGTCGATCAGGCGATCCAGCAGGCGCTCGAACTTGGCATTGAAGTCACCCATGGCCGTTTCTCCGACCATCCGGCTGCTGCCCTTGAGGCTATGGAACGAGCGGCGCATCTGGGTGACCGATGCCTGGTCGAAGGGTTCGTTCTTCCAGGCCGGCAGAAGTTTGCGCAAATTGCGGATCTCGTTCTGCACTTCTTCGACGAAGACGGCACGCACTTCCTGGTCGATATCGTCCTCGGAGAACCCACGCCGGGGGTGGGTTGCCGCGGCCCGGCGTCTTGGCGTTGCACGTACCAGATGACGCTTCCTAGCAGCACCAATACCGCCGCCGTGACGACCAGGTACACCATGAAACGGGCTCCGCACGCACGAGGGATACAAGCAGGGGTTTTACCGGCTGCGTCGCCGGCTGTCCACGGTTTGAACGCGGTCCAGCCCGCAGGACCTGCCGGGCAGCGGTCGGGCCCGGCGTCACAAACTGTTTGGATTGGGCGTGACCCGCTTTACGCTTTCTTAAGCTACCTTGCCCTACATAACCCCAACGCGGACTGCCGTGAGGCGGCCGCTTGACGCGACCTGGTCTACGTAGTAATTCGTAGTTCCACGAGCGACGTGTTCGATGGTCGTTTGCGGCCTGGCATCTAAAGGTTATCTGCCCATGAATCGGAAGCTTCGATTCGCGAGTGTGTTTCTGTCGCTGTTCGGACCTGCGGTATGCAGTGCCTCCACCGTTCCATCCCCGGCAGTACCGGACCAGGCTTCACTCGCCGTCGAGACCGCTTCCGACACGCTTCACCCTCACGAACGCACCCTCGCCCCACTGCTGTCCGTTGCCGTGATCCACAGCGCACAGCTGGCCCGATCGCTGGGCGCCGACCTCCCCCTGCTTGAGGCCTATCGGCTGCTGACACCGGGCGAGAAGCGTTACGCCGCCTTTTCCTCCTATGCCCTGCTCGCCGTGCAGCAGACGCCCGCCAGCACCACGGCGACCACGGGCTGATCAGCCGCGCTCCGTGTGATCGGGGCGCATCACCCGTTCAGCAAATGTGGCCAGGTCTGGCAGCACTTCGGTGTACGGCCAGCGCGCTGACATGCCCGGTTGCCAGGTCAGGTGCACGACGGCCACGCGCCCGCTTCCGTCCACAAATCCATACAGCACGTCATCCGTATCGCAGCGCCGGGCTAACGCGCGCACCGGAACGTCAAAGAGCGCGTGTCCCGGAACGAGTTCGCGCCGCAGTGCTTCCGTCAATGCCGAGCCGTCTTCGACCGGCTCCCAGGGCAAACTCCATTTCATCGTCTAAACGCCTCCTAAAGTGCCACCTCACATGTGACGTTCTGCGCATCCATTGCAATGCGATTTTGCCCACGACAAAGTGCGGCGCACGTCACGCAAATAGTGCTGCAGAACGCGCTTGCGCCAGCAACCTCAGCGCTACCATCAGGTCACGCACACTCGGGCCTTGACCATGTCTCTCCTCCGCTCCCTGGCTTTA
This genomic stretch from Tahibacter amnicola harbors:
- a CDS encoding YebC/PmpR family DNA-binding transcriptional regulator, with product MGRGPSIEGRKNAEDARRAKVFTKLIREITVAARNGADPAGNPRLRIATEKALSANMPKDTIERAIRRGSGADGADNMQELRYEGYGPSGVAILIDCMTDNQQRTVADVRHALNKHGGNLGTSGSVAFQFHRTGEIVVTTADAAAEEKVLEVALDAGADDVQSDAGRSVVLCAPDAFETVKKAVAGTGLPLVSADVVMRAENRVNVNGEAAETLQDLLDWLEGLDDVQEIYHNAILPAA
- a CDS encoding Hpt domain-containing protein gives rise to the protein MRAVFVEEVQNEIRNLRKLLPAWKNEPFDQASVTQMRRSFHSLKGSSRMVGETAMGDFNAKFERLLDRLIDKTLAPSPSVIEAVEQGTNVLSELLLQLRTGRAPRADVQGLMRTVDRLIKSPRVVVRPAGTAAADDGSVAESSFAGQRDSAEPARPLRPQGRRES